A portion of the Streptomyces coeruleoprunus genome contains these proteins:
- the sbnB gene encoding 2,3-diaminopropionate biosynthesis protein SbnB — protein MTSQQRPFDFQVVGGAAIRSLIADSRTDIVDTVRTAYLTHHDGDSVNPNSYFLRFPDKPDARIIALPAYVGGDHDVAGIKWIASFPQNIHRNIPRASAALLLNDYETGYPFACLEASQISAARTAASAVLGAEELHGGRSARQITVVGAGVIARNIVEFFDAQGWTAERYVVHDRVPAYADALQRHVTALGHRAEREDDFERAVDGADVVVFATTAGEPWVTRAGTFTAGQTVLNVSLRDLAPEIIAESQNILDDIDHCMTANTSPHLAEQAYGHRDFLDGTLAQVLRGDVKPDRDRPRVFSPFGLGILDLAVGLRVYRAAAARGLTVTVPDFFGETERWA, from the coding sequence ATGACTTCGCAGCAGCGCCCCTTCGACTTCCAGGTCGTCGGCGGGGCCGCCATCCGGTCCCTGATCGCCGACTCCCGTACCGACATCGTCGACACCGTCCGCACCGCCTACCTCACCCACCACGACGGTGACTCCGTCAACCCCAACAGCTACTTCCTGCGCTTCCCCGACAAGCCCGACGCGCGGATCATCGCCCTGCCCGCCTACGTGGGCGGCGACCACGATGTCGCCGGCATCAAGTGGATCGCCAGCTTCCCCCAGAACATCCACCGCAACATCCCCCGCGCCTCCGCCGCGCTGCTCCTCAACGACTACGAGACGGGCTACCCCTTCGCCTGCCTGGAGGCCTCCCAGATCAGCGCGGCCCGCACCGCCGCCTCCGCGGTGCTCGGCGCCGAGGAGCTGCACGGCGGGCGCAGCGCCCGGCAGATCACCGTCGTCGGCGCCGGCGTCATCGCCCGCAACATCGTGGAGTTCTTCGACGCGCAGGGCTGGACCGCCGAGCGGTACGTCGTCCACGACCGCGTCCCGGCGTACGCGGACGCCCTGCAGCGCCACGTCACCGCGCTGGGCCACCGGGCCGAGCGCGAGGACGACTTCGAACGGGCCGTCGACGGCGCCGACGTCGTCGTCTTCGCCACCACGGCCGGGGAGCCGTGGGTCACCCGGGCCGGGACGTTCACCGCCGGGCAGACCGTCCTGAACGTGTCCCTGCGCGACCTGGCCCCCGAGATCATCGCCGAGTCGCAGAACATTCTCGACGACATCGACCACTGCATGACGGCCAACACCTCCCCGCACCTGGCGGAACAGGCCTACGGCCACCGCGACTTCCTCGACGGCACCCTCGCGCAGGTACTGCGCGGTGACGTCAAGCCCGACCGGGACCGGCCGCGCGTGTTCTCCCCGTTCGGCCTCGGCATCCTCGACCTCGCCGTCGGCCTGCGGGTCTACCGTGCCGCCGCCGCACGCGGACTGACCGTCACCGTCCCGGACTTCTTCGGCGAGACGGAGCGCTGGGCCTAG